The Amaranthus tricolor cultivar Red isolate AtriRed21 chromosome 14, ASM2621246v1, whole genome shotgun sequence DNA window CACAAGGTGAGCAAGCGAGATACTCGGAAGACATGACCAAAACCATTGACCAAATTGAGTACTATATCTTAATGTTATCTCCCAATTCCAAGTTGTCGATTGATTTTTCCTTAGTTAgcaacataaaaattaaaagttgtaAACTGTTGTATTAACCCTTAATCGtgttaaattaaaaattctGACCAAATCTATCCccattagaaaattcaaataaattattacaAAGTCATACATGATCACCGCCACACCAGCTGGACCTTACCACATTTGGTACAATCCCTCATAAGCAATCCCATTTTAGTAAACAACCCCTAAAAATTAAGGGTACTACCCCTATACCCATTCCTCAATACTATAAATAGTTAGACCCACAATGATAATTTGACTATTTATCCAAAAAAAGCCATGGCAACATATATCTCCTTGCTAAGAACTATAGTTTTCTTCTTCACTAGGATAATACTTCATAGACACTCTAAAACTCCAGGGTACTTACAAAGAAAAGTTAGCAATGCCTTAAATTCATCTTCTCAAACCAAGTTTCCAAGGTACCCTTCTTTTCTTGGGTCACATGATCATGATGATCATACTTTGATCTTTAACATGGAGGAAACATTGTTGAAATCATCTTTAATCTTCCCATACTTCATGCTCGTCGCATTCGAAGGTGGAAGTCTTTTAAGGGCATCGATCCTTCTAATTATGTACCCTTTTATAAGCTTATTAAGCAAAGAAATGGGGTTaaagattatgatttttattagcttttttggGTTAAAAAAAGATGGGTTTGTAGTAGGAAGAGGTGTTTTACCTAAGTTTTTCCTTGAAGATGTTGGGTTAGAAgggtttgaagtggttagaaagtGTAAAAGAAAAGTGGGTGTAAGTGATTTGCCTCATGTGATGGTTGAGAGTTTTTTAAGAGAGTATTTAGAAGTTGAATATGTTGTTGGAAAAGagttaaaggtttttaagggatattttattggtttaattgaagaaaataagattatGGAAGTGAAAGCTCTTAAGCACATTTTGGGTAAGGGAGATGTGATGTGTTCCAATATTTTTGGAATTAGTGGCACCAAAGCATCCCTAAGTCATCCATTGTTCTCCTTTTGTAAGGTAAGCCTATCAACCAATTATATTCCAAAATAATcacttttatttattcattttattagaTTTTAGTGTCTAGATTATATTGAATAAATTTTGTACGAGAATATTTTATGGTAAGATATGTTCaggagtataaaataatattatataaaaatacatatatagtGAGACATATTCATGTAAAGAGTTTAAAGTGATTGTTTTGAtaatttatgtgttaatttgaacatttaaaattatttattaaacattaaaaaaattagaaaaattttaaatacaaaaataaattttttaaattatttaagttgaactttttatactaatttaaaCTTGCCTCGTGATGGGAAACGAAAATTTGTGTTATATAATGGTTCATTTGTTGTTAATTAAAAACCCATTCATAGTATTTGGTCTACATACCACATGAAAGGAAGCTAACTAATTTTAGAATTCATGAATCAccaattataaagaaaaaatatgcAATTGTCAAAGTCAATAAGTTTTTAAATGTTATATAGCATATTAAATTCTTCGAGTTAAATAAGTATTTgtattcaatatatacttttactataataattttaGAATCCATGAATCACCAATTATAATGTTAGATTTGACGTATTTTGTctgattattgatattaaataatgataatgaataTGCTTTTTTGGggtaaatttttatgaaattccTTATGTTATTTTCATGATGATGTAATTtgatcataataatttaaataatttttctattacCACCTGATATCAACTCTccaaatgataatgcattgaaataatttttgtgaCGAAAATAAAGTGATTGAAGGAGAACAAACTTGAACGTAAAGTACTAGTTAGGCAAATGGTAAtgcacaaaaattaattttgtagagaaaatgagattattaaaaGAGAACAAATTAAGTATAATCATTAAACTTGTCATGAGATTTTCCtactaaaattatactaaattttcattaccattctcGTTATTAAATATCGACAATTAAACATATTGTTAGTCTTTTCCAATGTGATccttaacggcccgtttggtacatggtattaaagggcggtaatggtaataaaattaagtaataaaaaatttggttgtttggatgccttcaatggtaatggatggtaataaaataaggtaatgaaattaccaaaaagggccattttttattaccatcaaacaacctggtattaggctgtaatggtaatgaattattactgtggtaataaaataaggtaatgttgtttcgagctgaagaaaaaaaataatgaagaaaaaaaaggtaatgtatgtaattatccaaaaaaatattattattaaaaaaagaatcattagatagaataatttagatacaataatgcttttagtacaaatatacaataatgaaactaagagtcattaccattttttattactaacaaccaaatgcaatcaatggaatattatcttccattaccattctttagtcatgcacaccaaacaaaagaatcttcattaccaattctcatatccattcctttattactattgtcattacaacatttcattcccattactttattaccatcaaccaaacggtcCGTAAAAGTATTggagtatttaaaattttctttttgaattatttattttatcaaatgcaaatttttGTGGTTGTCTAATACATTTCTAATATGACTAATACTATATTAATATATCAGTACGATTAACTTTACACCGATACAACTAATATTAAACTAATATGACTTATTGGTtcaaatttgtgttttaaagttaattaattaattaattatcttaaacgTGTAAGCAAAATGACAATATTCTTTTAAACGTGTAAGTAATAAGTTAATATAATTAGGTGACAACTAAAGTACAGCAGAGCTTTAGATTGGTCTTCCAaagttatttaattattatctcTTAAACTTAGTACTTCATTAACACCACCATTTAATACAAGCAAAATTGTACTATATTTCAAactcatcaaaataaaatctaactctttttttaacttttgaaattaattaagaTTAACAAGTTTAGACTTTTTCTAGTTTGATAAATTATGTTTACAAAGTTTAGTAATAACAACAATTCTTTTgagttatatataattagtattagtattaattaCATTATATTAAATGATATCAAAATTCGaattttatcatcaattaatcaatcagtatatataattaataataatatttttattttttaagttttttatacagaACCTTTGAAGCTATgcatataatttttcttaaaattaacatttttctttcaatattttaatttgcAGGAAATTTATTTAACAAATGAAGAAATGAGGAAAAGGTGGCAATCTTTACCAAGTGAAAAATACCCTAAACCTTTAATATTCCATGATGGAAGATTAGCTCTTAGACCAACTCCAACATCCATTTTAACCCTATTTTTATGGTTACCTTTTGGAATATTACTTGCTATTTTTAGAGGTGTAATTGCTTTATTTCTACCCACTAAAATAGCAACTCCAATCCTAGTATTTAGTGGCTTAAGACTATTATCTTCTACAAAACACCCTACCATTCCATTAACTTCTGCATCATCATCACATTTAGTATATTCCGCTCATAAATACCGCGCTACAAATTTTCGAACTTCAAATCTAAAATGTTCATCAATGGGTAAACTCTATGCTTGTAACCATAGAACTTTATTGGACCCGCTTTaccttttttttatactaaacaAACCCCTTACTGCAGTAACTTACagtctaagtaaactatcagaGATTTTAGCACCAATCAAGACCGTTGGATTAACTCGAGATCGAAAAAAAGATTCAATCATGATGAAGAAACTCTTGAATGAAGGGGACCTTGTGGTTTGCCCCGAAGGAACTACTTGTAGGGAGCCCTATATTTTAAGGTTTAGTCCCTTATTTACTGAGATGAATGATTATATTATTCCTGTAGCGTTGGACTGTCATGTAACAATGTTTTATGGTACTACTGCTAGTGGTCTTAAATGTCTAGACCCAATTTTTTTCCTTATGAACCCTAGACCTAGTTACACTGTCCAATTTCTTGAAGTTGTCAATGGTTTATCCACGTGTCAAGATGGAAGCGCATCGAAATTTGATGTGGCTAATCATGTGCAAAAAGAGATTGGGGATGCCCTTAACTTTGAGTGTACTAACCTTACTAGGAAGGATAAATACTTGATTTTGGCAGGTTACAATGGGGCTGTGTAATTAGCTTAGGGTGATTACTTTAGGTTCATTAAAGGAtcaattttttaagttcttttgTATAACTATTATACTCTGAAGTCAATCTAAATATCATAAGTGTCCTAACAATAGTtgaatttaaaagtttttaatttaatgtaACTATTTTTGAATCTATTTGAGTTTACTTTTAAAAGTGAAGTTACCGACAAACATCTATTCATTTATGATTGTATTAAGGGTTTTGGATTAACCTTAGTTTTGATTTATCATGCAGTCGAGATACATCttttattacttattttaaTAGAAcacttaatttgaattttctaatttattttaataattaggaaATAAGTGTTAAatacaacaaaaattttaaataaatgcaAAATGTTGATACTAAACCAATTTTGTCCTACAAGATTGCAACATTTCAAATCTAAAGGCATCTCGTGTAAGAAGtgtgttaaaatatataacatatcgaTCTTAaattcaaccatcaacttaaacttaagaCCTGTAGATGAATTGATTTCTTAATCAATTCATACTCAAGCTTTAAAAATAAGTCATAATTTAAATCAAATGGTTTGAAATTCATGCCCATCTTTGCTTTTAACTTGGAGCTTCACAAATgtttaaaattttgcttaacAACGGGAGACCGGTTAATTCATATAcaacctcaaaataaaaaagtttgtatttttaaaatttaaatttgttgagCTAGTTAACCCATATATGACACACTTCTCATATGAGATTCTTTTATACAAAAATatgtgttttttcttttttataaataacacaaattttcaaatgagattATTTCTGTTTGGCTGACTCAATACTTACAAACTTaaattaatcacttataatcttaaaattagTCActcataaccttaaaatgattacttacaatCCTAGGTGATCATTTAtaacttaaagtgattacttacagttttaaagtgatctctaataaccttaaaatgattatttacaattataagtgattaattCTAACttaaattgataatttataattttaaattgatatttttataattttaaagtgattgcTTATAACCttagtgatcacttacaattttaaagtggttatttataatattaaaatgattattttattattttaaaagtgGTCCCTTATATTATTAAAGTGATTAGTTATATTCTTACAATGATAAAGTGATCACATATAACCTGAACCGACTACTTACAATTCCAAAGGAATCAACCATTAACTTAAAGTAAtcgcaattaaaaaataaataaatctgtTTCATATATCAATATGAGATGATCTTGTATAAGACTTGATCGAGAAAGACACCCAATTggagaaatttgaaaaaaataaaattatttaacaacttaattccaaaaataagctccgtgaaaacttatttcccaaactaagcgtccgtacatccaagcctagcctcgggaagagtcgctgttagtaacagcgatttaaaaaaaaaaattttaaagctcaaagtcgctgttactaacaaatatatatatatatatatatatatatatatatatatatatatatatatatatatatatatatatatatatatatatatatatatgtatatatatatatatatatatatatatatatatatatatatatgtatatatatatatatatgtatgtatatatatatatatatatatgtatatgtatatatatatgtatatatatatatatatatatatatatgtatatatatatatatatgtatatatatatatatgtatatatatatatatatatatatgtatatatgtatatatatatatatatatatgtatatatatatatatatatatgtatatatatatatatatatgtatatatatatatatatatatatatatgtatatatatatatatatatatatatatatatatatatatatatatatatatatatatatatatatatatatatatatatatatatatatatatatatatatatatatatatatatatatatatatatatataaagttttttattaaatgtttaCTGTTCTAGTACGCTAATAAACCATGCATTTCtttgttgtattttaatttattgcttATATATGTCTGCATTTCTAAAATTGTTCATTTTATCTTTCAGGTTGTCTGACATATGAAATCTTTGCTGGTATGAAGCTTAACAAGACAGAAGAACTCTGAAATACTTCTTCAATTCCAAAGGTATCACATATTTTCTATGTATGATGTCGTTTTATGTTATAGTCAAATTCTTTAAAATAGCTACAGAATTTAATTGTTAGTAAGCACGATTTTCTTACATATGCAAAAGTATGATGAGTTGGCTACTTGGTCCTCAAGATGACAACAATTCTTTTTGTAtgtctttttattattgttctttcAGTCGCTGCTTCCAGATTATCAGAAATTATTGAGTTCTATGCCATCCAAGAGATTAAATACTTCCAAGCTTATTGAAAATAGTGGTAAGTTTTGAAAAGTTTCTAGTACCAAGGTTATGATTTCTCTGATCCTTTTACTTTATTCAAGAAGGAATTACACATCTCATTCTCTCCATATGCAATTCTGGAACTTTATCTATTGGACAAATTCATTCATGCCGATACAAGCATGTACAAAAGGCCCCATCTTAGTATTTCCCTTTG harbors:
- the LOC130799782 gene encoding probable glycerol-3-phosphate acyltransferase 3; protein product: MATYISLLRTIVFFFTRIILHRHSKTPGYLQRKVSNALNSSSQTKFPRYPSFLGSHDHDDHTLIFNMEETLLKSSLIFPYFMLVAFEGGSLLRASILLIMYPFISLLSKEMGLKIMIFISFFGLKKDGFVVGRGVLPKFFLEDVGLEGFEVVRKCKRKVGVSDLPHVMVESFLREYLEVEYVVGKELKVFKGYFIGLIEENKIMEVKALKHILGKGDVMCSNIFGISGTKASLSHPLFSFCKEIYLTNEEMRKRWQSLPSEKYPKPLIFHDGRLALRPTPTSILTLFLWLPFGILLAIFRGVIALFLPTKIATPILVFSGLRLLSSTKHPTIPLTSASSSHLVYSAHKYRATNFRTSNLKCSSMGKLYACNHRTLLDPLYLFFILNKPLTAVTYSLSKLSEILAPIKTVGLTRDRKKDSIMMKKLLNEGDLVVCPEGTTCREPYILRFSPLFTEMNDYIIPVALDCHVTMFYGTTASGLKCLDPIFFLMNPRPSYTVQFLEVVNGLSTCQDGSASKFDVANHVQKEIGDALNFECTNLTRKDKYLILAGYNGAV